The Petrocella atlantisensis genome has a window encoding:
- a CDS encoding helix-turn-helix domain-containing protein — protein MDFITIKEAAEQWEISSRRVQVLCSEGRIKGAFKHGNAWFIPKEATKPEQKKRGPKTDK, from the coding sequence ATGGATTTTATAACGATTAAGGAAGCTGCAGAGCAGTGGGAAATATCATCAAGGAGAGTACAAGTATTATGCTCTGAAGGACGAATTAAAGGTGCTTTTAAGCATGGAAATGCTTGGTTTATACCAAAAGAAGCAACTAAACCTGAGCAGAAGAAACGAGGTCCTAAAACTGATAAGTGA